In one window of Microbacterium natoriense DNA:
- a CDS encoding beta-galactosidase — translation MTNAWPDLEGIAYGGDYNPEQWSRETWREDVALMREAGVNLVSVGIFSWALIEVAEGEFDFSWLDELLDLLNENGIHVDLGTPTASPPAWFFAAYPESRVIDREGRVMGFGSRGMVSHSSPAYREAIVRIADALATRYASHPAVVLWHIHNEYGVPVGEDYSPASVAAFRDWLQEKYATLDALNAAWGTAFWGQHYTAWEHIDAPAIAPSVVNPAQRLDFARFTDHQLRECFIAEREAIRAHAAQPITTNFMANQSWTTDLWAWGREVDIVSDDHYLWAADEDAHIGLAIAADLSRSVGGGKPWILMEHSTSAVNWQPRNIAKRRGEMKRNSLTHLGRGADGILFFQWRAGRSGAEKFHSAMLPHAGRDSRVFREVTALGADLSALAEVQGSTVEAEVAVLWDFESFWAQDLEWRPSEDVSHAAQVRRFYEQLWRDGITVDFALPGHDLSKYKLVVAPAQYLLTQADAANLTAYVENGGTLLVSFFSAIVDENDAVHAGGFAAPLRDALGLTVEEFLPLREGESHRLDWDGHDDVVSDVWQEDIALAGAEVVANFGGGPGERGPAITRHRHGAGTGWYVGTRLDAAGMRGLFREVYAGAGLTASGLPEGLEVITRKGDGAVYRIAVNHGTDAVALPAVGTELLSGAAVDGSFTIAAGGVAVIRSTD, via the coding sequence ATGACGAACGCCTGGCCCGACCTCGAGGGCATCGCCTACGGCGGCGACTACAACCCCGAGCAGTGGTCGCGCGAGACCTGGCGCGAGGACGTCGCGCTGATGCGCGAGGCCGGCGTGAACCTCGTCAGCGTCGGCATCTTCTCGTGGGCGCTCATCGAGGTCGCCGAGGGCGAGTTCGACTTCTCCTGGCTCGACGAGCTGCTCGACCTGCTGAACGAGAACGGCATCCACGTCGACCTCGGCACTCCGACCGCATCGCCGCCCGCCTGGTTCTTCGCCGCCTACCCCGAGTCGCGCGTCATCGACCGCGAGGGCCGTGTGATGGGCTTCGGTTCGCGTGGCATGGTCTCGCACTCCTCGCCCGCATACCGGGAGGCGATCGTGCGGATCGCGGATGCTCTCGCGACCCGCTATGCGTCGCACCCCGCCGTGGTTCTCTGGCACATCCACAACGAGTACGGCGTGCCCGTGGGCGAGGACTACTCTCCGGCATCCGTCGCCGCCTTCCGCGACTGGCTTCAGGAGAAGTACGCGACCCTCGATGCGCTCAATGCCGCCTGGGGCACGGCCTTCTGGGGGCAGCACTACACCGCGTGGGAGCACATCGACGCCCCCGCGATCGCACCGAGCGTCGTGAACCCGGCGCAGCGTCTCGACTTCGCGCGCTTCACCGATCACCAGCTGCGCGAGTGCTTCATCGCCGAGCGCGAGGCCATCCGCGCGCATGCTGCGCAGCCCATCACCACGAACTTCATGGCGAACCAGAGCTGGACCACCGATCTGTGGGCCTGGGGCCGCGAGGTCGACATCGTCTCCGATGATCACTACCTGTGGGCCGCCGACGAGGACGCGCACATCGGGCTCGCGATCGCCGCCGACCTCAGTCGCTCGGTCGGCGGGGGCAAGCCGTGGATCCTCATGGAGCACTCCACGTCGGCCGTGAACTGGCAGCCTCGCAACATCGCCAAGCGCCGCGGCGAGATGAAGCGCAACTCGCTCACCCACCTCGGCCGTGGCGCCGACGGCATCCTGTTCTTCCAGTGGCGGGCCGGGCGCTCGGGCGCCGAGAAGTTCCACTCCGCGATGCTGCCGCACGCCGGCCGCGACTCCCGGGTGTTCCGAGAGGTCACCGCGCTCGGCGCCGACCTCTCGGCCCTCGCCGAAGTACAGGGCTCGACGGTCGAGGCCGAGGTCGCCGTGCTGTGGGACTTCGAGTCGTTCTGGGCGCAGGATCTCGAGTGGCGGCCCTCTGAGGACGTCTCGCACGCCGCTCAAGTCCGGCGCTTCTACGAGCAGCTCTGGCGCGACGGCATCACGGTGGACTTCGCACTCCCCGGCCACGACCTCTCGAAGTACAAGCTCGTGGTCGCTCCTGCGCAGTATCTGCTCACTCAGGCGGATGCCGCCAATCTCACCGCCTACGTCGAGAACGGCGGCACCCTGCTCGTCTCGTTCTTCTCGGCGATCGTCGATGAGAACGACGCCGTGCACGCGGGCGGATTCGCGGCTCCCCTGCGCGATGCGCTCGGCCTGACGGTCGAGGAGTTCCTGCCGCTGCGTGAGGGGGAGAGCCACAGGCTCGACTGGGACGGCCACGACGACGTCGTCAGCGACGTCTGGCAGGAGGACATCGCGCTCGCCGGAGCCGAGGTCGTCGCGAACTTCGGCGGAGGTCCCGGAGAGCGCGGGCCCGCCATCACCCGCCACCGCCACGGGGCCGGCACCGGCTGGTACGTCGGCACGCGACTGGATGCCGCTGGCATGCGCGGGCTGTTCCGCGAGGTCTACGCCGGCGCCGGCCTCACTGCATCCGGACTCCCCGAGGGCCTCGAGGTCATCACCCGCAAGGGTGACGGTGCGGTCTACCGCATCGCCGTCAACCACGGGACGGATGCTGTCGCCCTCCCCGCCGTCGGCACCGAACTGCTCTCCGGGGCGGCGGTCGACGGATCGTTCACCATCGCGGCTGGCGGCGTCGCCGTCATCCGCTCCACCGACTGA
- a CDS encoding LacI family DNA-binding transcriptional regulator, with product MSDATAKRKPTIRQIAALSGVSRSTVSRVINGGHWVSPDARKAVEDAIAASGYTANHHARSLATGRAGSLAFLLTEPHQLLFDDPTFALLLRGAAAVLAQRSMTLVLLVASTPAERESVTHFLSAGHVDGVMLISSHEADPLLTQLIDAGIPTVSCGIPLGHEGEVSTISVDEIVSARSIAAYLRDQGHERIGMITGPDDTPGGRYRLIGFREALGSSFDPSLVEVGDYSFESGQAAMTRMLGHDVDAVFAANDRMAAGAIAAVRRAGLRVPDDIAVAGFDDSGLAATHEPPITTMRQPWEQISAQMVEVLLEVIAGAAPRSVILDTELVVRDSA from the coding sequence ATGAGTGATGCCACCGCGAAGCGCAAGCCGACGATCCGCCAGATCGCCGCGCTCTCGGGCGTATCCCGCAGCACGGTCTCGCGAGTGATCAACGGCGGGCACTGGGTCTCCCCTGACGCCCGCAAGGCGGTGGAGGACGCGATCGCCGCCAGCGGCTACACCGCGAACCACCACGCGCGCAGCCTCGCGACCGGGCGGGCGGGCTCCCTTGCCTTCCTGCTCACCGAGCCGCACCAGCTCCTCTTCGACGACCCGACGTTCGCTCTGCTGCTGCGCGGTGCCGCCGCCGTGCTGGCCCAGCGGTCGATGACGCTCGTGCTGCTCGTCGCCAGCACGCCGGCCGAACGCGAGAGCGTCACGCACTTCCTCAGTGCAGGCCACGTCGACGGAGTGATGCTGATCTCCTCGCACGAGGCGGACCCTCTGCTCACTCAGTTGATCGATGCCGGAATCCCCACCGTGAGCTGCGGCATCCCGCTCGGGCACGAAGGCGAGGTGTCGACGATCTCCGTCGACGAGATCGTCTCGGCGCGCTCGATCGCCGCCTATCTCCGTGATCAGGGGCACGAACGAATCGGGATGATCACCGGACCCGACGACACCCCGGGCGGTCGATACCGCCTGATCGGGTTCCGCGAGGCGCTCGGTTCATCGTTCGACCCGTCACTGGTCGAAGTCGGGGATTACTCCTTCGAATCGGGCCAGGCGGCCATGACGCGGATGCTGGGTCACGACGTCGACGCGGTCTTCGCCGCGAACGACCGGATGGCGGCCGGCGCGATCGCCGCCGTGCGGCGCGCAGGACTGCGCGTGCCCGATGACATCGCCGTTGCCGGCTTCGACGACTCCGGTCTCGCCGCGACCCACGAACCGCCGATCACGACGATGCGTCAGCCCTGGGAGCAGATCAGCGCGCAGATGGTCGAGGTGCTGCTCGAGGTCATCGCCGGCGCCGCCCCTCGCTCGGTCATCCTCGATACCGAGTTGGTGGTGCGCGACAGCGCATAG
- a CDS encoding sugar ABC transporter substrate-binding protein — protein MRKHIGVGALALTAAVVLAGCSAGTTENDKSDESGSGAELVIWTDAEREGAITDAAEAFEEETGAKVTLVQKNFEDLRNDFIAQVPTGEGPDITVGAHDWLGALVAAGVVDTIDLGDKASEFEQVALDAMTYDGQLYALPYSLETIALVQNVDLVGAEAPATWDDMIAKGLAAGTERPFVINTAGETGDGYTMYGLQTSFGAPVFVQDDSGSYTTEVGMGGAAGEAFASWLGANGANGTGYISTTIDYDINNELFASGKAPYTIQGPWAISSFEGVNVAVNPIPSAGGETAAPFVGVQGFYLSSKSKNALLAQEFLTNYLGTEDAQRALYEADPRIPAWKTLAEDVSSDPVTAGFVASAKNGVPMPSIPEMGSVWDLWNAAQAQIISGADPVSTWNTMVADLEKTLQG, from the coding sequence ATGCGCAAGCACATCGGAGTCGGCGCACTCGCACTGACGGCAGCCGTCGTCCTGGCGGGCTGCTCCGCAGGCACCACTGAGAACGACAAGTCCGACGAGTCGGGCAGTGGTGCCGAACTCGTCATCTGGACCGACGCGGAACGCGAAGGCGCGATCACCGACGCGGCGGAGGCCTTCGAGGAGGAGACCGGCGCCAAGGTCACCCTCGTGCAGAAGAACTTCGAAGACCTGCGCAACGACTTCATCGCCCAGGTGCCCACAGGTGAGGGCCCCGACATCACCGTCGGCGCGCACGACTGGCTGGGAGCCCTCGTCGCCGCCGGCGTGGTCGACACGATCGACCTCGGCGACAAGGCGAGCGAGTTCGAGCAGGTCGCCCTCGACGCCATGACCTACGACGGCCAGCTGTACGCACTGCCGTACTCGCTCGAGACCATCGCGCTCGTGCAGAACGTCGACCTCGTCGGCGCCGAGGCGCCTGCGACGTGGGACGACATGATCGCCAAGGGTCTGGCTGCCGGCACCGAGCGCCCGTTCGTCATCAACACCGCCGGTGAGACCGGAGACGGGTACACGATGTACGGCCTGCAGACGTCGTTCGGCGCGCCGGTCTTCGTGCAGGACGACAGCGGTTCGTACACGACCGAGGTCGGCATGGGCGGGGCTGCAGGCGAGGCGTTCGCGAGCTGGCTCGGTGCGAACGGCGCCAACGGCACCGGCTACATCTCGACCACGATCGACTACGACATCAACAACGAGCTGTTCGCCTCGGGCAAGGCGCCGTACACGATCCAGGGGCCGTGGGCGATCAGCTCCTTCGAGGGCGTGAACGTCGCGGTCAACCCGATTCCGTCCGCCGGTGGTGAGACTGCGGCGCCGTTCGTGGGCGTGCAGGGCTTCTACCTCTCGAGCAAGAGCAAGAACGCACTGCTCGCGCAGGAGTTCCTGACGAACTACCTCGGCACGGAAGACGCGCAGCGCGCCCTCTACGAGGCCGACCCTCGCATTCCCGCGTGGAAGACGCTCGCCGAAGACGTCTCCTCAGACCCGGTCACCGCCGGTTTCGTCGCCTCGGCCAAGAACGGCGTGCCTATGCCGTCGATCCCCGAGATGGGTTCGGTGTGGGATCTGTGGAACGCCGCCCAGGCCCAGATCATCAGCGGCGCGGACCCGGTGTCGACATGGAACACCATGGTGGCCGACCTCGAGAAGACGCTCCAGGGCTGA